The DNA region AATCCAGGTATCGTCGGAGGTATAGCTGCCAAGTTGATCCACCTGTGCAAACACAAGCGGCTCATGCTCAGCAATATGCAATAGCTTTTGACCCTGGGCAGCCGAAATAAACTCCCCTTTCGCATTCAGCAATTTAAGCGCATTCCACTGTGCAGGATTGTGGCTGGCCGTGAGGATGATGCCCCCATCGGCGCCCAGCGCTGGCACAGCCACTTCCACGGTTGGCGTGGTCGAGAGTCCCAGGTCGATGACATTGGCCCCAATGGCCTGCAATGTGCCGCAAACGAGCTTATTGACCATGTCGCCCGAGAGACGCGCATCCCGTCCTACGACCACCAGTGGTTTACCACTGTCCGAAATCAATTTGCAAAATGCAGCCGTAAAACGAACAATATCAATCGGGGTGAGGTTGTCACCGGGTTCGCCCCCAATGGTACCTCTGAAACCGGAAATAGATTTGATAAGTGTCATAGCCTGTATAATTCTGCGTAAAAATAAAAGATAATTGCAAGTTAAGGAGCGCATGGCAACACACATAATAATATGATATAACAGCGCTAAAGTTTCTGTCCACACATCCGACTTGTGAGCAATACAGGAAAGAAATTTCTCCACATCGTAAGAAATTGTGCCACAGCACCAAAAGTGTTATCAACATGCCAGACGTTAATAAAAAAAGCGATAAAGGCTTTTGAATCGTTCAATGGCTGGATAACTTTATCCCGTGCAACAAGCTTGCTTGGGCATTTATGTTATTTTTGCAACCGATATGTTAGTTTGGGAAGCATGAACGAAGAATTCAACTGGGAAGACGATCTGAAGCCTGAAGAGCTTGCCGAACGTTTCGACCGCATGATAGAAAGCGGGCAGGAAGAATATTTCGACACAGATGAGTTCGAGCTGCTGATCGATCATTACCTGAACGAATACAACAACGAAAAAGCCGGAATGGTGATCGAACAAGCCATCCGCATGCATCCCGGAAGCAACAGCCTGAAAATCAGATACGCAAGGCAGCTTGCCACCACTGGAAACTATCTGAAAGCCCTCAAAACCCTCGAGGAAGTGGAATTGTCGGAGCCCCGGAATCCGGACATGCTGATGACAAAAGCCTCGGTGTACAGCATGATGATGGATTTCAAAAAGGCCGTCAAAGAATACAAAAAGGCACTGGTGGTGGTTGATCAGGATGAGGTAGAGGAAGTCTATACCTCAATCGCATTTGAATACGAAAACATGGGCGCATACGACCTTGCGCTGGAATACCTTCGCAAGGCCCTTGAAGTTTCGGCCTTTCCGGAGCAGATACTTTACGAAATCGGGATGTGCTACGAAATGGCAGGCCGCATGGAGGATGCCGTAGCATTTTTCAATCAGTACATTGACGAGCACCCTTCGAGCGTTTCTGCATGGTTCAACCTTGGTATGGCCTTTCATCAGCTGGAACTTTACGAAAAAGCCATCGATGCTTTTGAATATGCCATTGCCATCGATCCCACCTACATCTCAGCCTACCACAGCATGGGACAAAGCTATATGGCGCTGGGCATGTACGCCAAGGCACTGGAGGCATTCGAGGAGAGCGCCACGCTCGATGAGCCCGATGCAGCACTCACTTATTATATAGGTGAATGTTACGAAAAGCTCGGTGAGTTCGACCTTGCCGAAGCCAATTACCTGAAAGCCATTCAGCTCGACCAAACCTTATCCGAGGCCTGGGCAGGTATGTCGGTGGTGGCCGAAGAAAAGGGCGATTTGAAAAAAGCGCTGAAGTATATAGAGCAAGCTGTAAATTACGATAGCTACAACACTGATTTTCTGCTCATTCAGGCTGAATTATATACCCGCAGCGGCTTGTTCGAGAAAGCAAAAGCCACCTATCAGCGCATCGAAAGCATTGATCCTCAGGACCCTGACCTTTGGCTTGATTTCGCGGTATTTTACCTGAAGACCGGAGAAATCGTCAATGCGGTTCAGGTGCTTAAAACCGGACTTATACACCAACCACAAAACCCTGCAATCATCTACAGGCTTGTAGCCATGTTGCTCCTAAACAACAGCGTCAACCAGGCCTTGTTTTACCTTGAAAGGGCCTTGACGCTCGACCCACGGGGTGTAAATGAATTCCTTCATTTCTTCCCCACGGCGCTCGACTTTCCGGCAATAGCCGAACTGATTGAGAGTTACCAGCAAAAGGCACATGACCGTTCGGGTGATTTGAGCAGCAGGAACTGATCAGGCATGGAGACAACAGACGTTCGTTCGGTGTGGGCAGCGCAGAGGGAATTTTATGAAAGCGGCGCCACGCAGGACCTTCAATTCAGACGCGACGCACTTCGGAGGCTGCAACAGCTCATCCGCAACAATCTCGAGCGTATCGCAGAGGCTTTGCGTCAGGACCTCGGTAAATCGGCATTCGAAGCTTATGCCACCGAAAGCGGTATTGTGCTGGAAGAAATCCGGCTGCATCTCAGAAAGATGAAAAAATGGGCCAAACCCAGACGTGTGGCCAGTCCGCTGGCTGCTTTTCCGGCAAGCAGCTATCTTACGCCAGAACCTTATGGTTGTACGCTGATCATATCGCCCTGGAACTATCCTTTTCAGCTTGCTGTGGCACCGCTTGTAGGAGCCTTGTCGGCTGGCAATTGTGCCATCATCAAGCCCTCGGAATACAGCACGCACACCTCGGCCCTTTTAAAAGATCTGATAAACAACAATTTCGATAACGGACACATATGTGTTGTGGAAGGCGATGCCAGTGTGAGTCAGGCATTGCTTGCCCTGCCATATGATCTTATCTTCTTTACAGGAAGTCCGCAAATCGGGAAAATCGTAATGCGGGCTGCTGCCGAACACCTTACGCCGGTTGTGCTTGAGCTCGGGGGCAAAAGTCCCTGCATTATCGACCGCAGCGCCGATCTTAAGCTGGCGGCAAGACGTATTGTATGGGGCAAACTCATCAACGCCGGTCAAACCTGCATAGCACCGGACTATGTACTCGTTCCGGAAGAAATCATATCTGATTTTGAGGCGATTGCAAAGCAGGAAATCAGAAAGATGTACGGAGACGAGCTGCTCCGGAATCAGGAGTATCCAAAGATCATCAACCAAAAACACTTTGGCCGGCTCAAAGCTATGCTCGACGAGGTTAGAGTGCAGGAACTGCCTGCAATGGATGCAGCCACATGCAGGATGGCGCCGGCCATTGTGAGCAACCCACCCGAATCGAGCGCAATGCTGCAAGAGGAAATTTTCGGCCCTATCCTGCCCCTGGTGCCATATCGCAAGCTTGATGATGCGATCGGTTTTGTCAAATCACGGCCTAAGCCACTTGCTTTGTACGTTTTTGCCAGCGACCGCCTTGTGCAGAAAAAGCTTGTAAATCAGTTGAGTGCAGGCGGCATTTGTATTAACGACACCATCATGCATTTCACCAATGCCGGGCTGCCTTTTGGTGGCGTTGGA from Bacteroidota bacterium includes:
- a CDS encoding tetratricopeptide repeat protein; amino-acid sequence: MNEEFNWEDDLKPEELAERFDRMIESGQEEYFDTDEFELLIDHYLNEYNNEKAGMVIEQAIRMHPGSNSLKIRYARQLATTGNYLKALKTLEEVELSEPRNPDMLMTKASVYSMMMDFKKAVKEYKKALVVVDQDEVEEVYTSIAFEYENMGAYDLALEYLRKALEVSAFPEQILYEIGMCYEMAGRMEDAVAFFNQYIDEHPSSVSAWFNLGMAFHQLELYEKAIDAFEYAIAIDPTYISAYHSMGQSYMALGMYAKALEAFEESATLDEPDAALTYYIGECYEKLGEFDLAEANYLKAIQLDQTLSEAWAGMSVVAEEKGDLKKALKYIEQAVNYDSYNTDFLLIQAELYTRSGLFEKAKATYQRIESIDPQDPDLWLDFAVFYLKTGEIVNAVQVLKTGLIHQPQNPAIIYRLVAMLLLNNSVNQALFYLERALTLDPRGVNEFLHFFPTALDFPAIAELIESYQQKAHDRSGDLSSRN
- a CDS encoding aldehyde dehydrogenase codes for the protein METTDVRSVWAAQREFYESGATQDLQFRRDALRRLQQLIRNNLERIAEALRQDLGKSAFEAYATESGIVLEEIRLHLRKMKKWAKPRRVASPLAAFPASSYLTPEPYGCTLIISPWNYPFQLAVAPLVGALSAGNCAIIKPSEYSTHTSALLKDLINNNFDNGHICVVEGDASVSQALLALPYDLIFFTGSPQIGKIVMRAAAEHLTPVVLELGGKSPCIIDRSADLKLAARRIVWGKLINAGQTCIAPDYVLVPEEIISDFEAIAKQEIRKMYGDELLRNQEYPKIINQKHFGRLKAMLDEVRVQELPAMDAATCRMAPAIVSNPPESSAMLQEEIFGPILPLVPYRKLDDAIGFVKSRPKPLALYVFASDRLVQKKLVNQLSAGGICINDTIMHFTNAGLPFGGVGNSGMGSYHGKYSFDAFTHYKPVLHRKSWPDIPLRYPPFGNKLSLVKKIIR